In a genomic window of Quercus lobata isolate SW786 chromosome 4, ValleyOak3.0 Primary Assembly, whole genome shotgun sequence:
- the LOC115985884 gene encoding probable RNA helicase SDE3 — translation MDLSLIPDNSDMDLSLIPVNSHVHLSLIPDNSDMDLQLSRASVLNTTQLRHASVLNTTQPSSASSSPTSKRPPQSSPSVVPNSSTLGPRQTSTKQPPAFKPILHPAPNNVTNEEGKMSYMYEKGTPLYAIPEDIKGQIKRDIVPQVLKQPLSPSTYKAFFAALLYAEDYYLEKWTDFLLEKVTLKLEKATVYKEKNEHKYSDGSDEKDDKIFVAFEIDSVPQRRPFLLSRDMVYAKPSDKEVEAFQGFIYRVVKSNCMFVEFGDDFHSQHHPNRKYDISFSFNRVCLKRAHQAIEAALGPSSHNFLFPECL, via the exons ATGGATCTGTCCTTAATACCAGACAACTCAGACATGGATCTGTCCTTAATACCAGTCAACTCTCACGTGCATCTGTCCTTAATACCAGACAACTCAGATATGGATCT TCAACTCTCACGTGCATCTGTCCTTAATACCACTCAACTCAGACATGCATCTGTCCTTAATACCACTCAACCCTCAtcagcttcttcttctccaaCTTCCAAAAGGCCACCTCAATCTTCACCTTCAGTGGTCCCAAATTCATCTACCTTGGGGCCTCGTCAGACTTCCACTAAGCAGCCTCCAGCTTTTAAGCCAATTCTGCATCCAGCTCCCAATAATGTAACAAATGAAGAAGGGAAGATGAGTTATATGTATGAAAAGGGTACACCCTTATATGCTATTCCTGAGGATATCAAAGGTCAGATCAAGAGAGACATTGTGCCTCAAGTTCTGAAACAGCCTTTATCTCCTTCAACTTATAAGGCTTTTTTTGCTGCTCTGTTATATGCTGAGGATTACTACTTGGAG AAATGGACTGATTTCCTATTGGAGAAAGTGACTTTGAAGTTGGAGAAAGCAACagtttataaggaaaaaaacgAGCATAAATATTCTGATGGAAGTGATGAGAAGGATGATAAAATCTTTGTAGCATTTGAGATTGATTCTGTTCCTCAGAGGCGGCCATTCCTTTTATCAAGGGACATGGTCTATGCTAAACCTTCGGATAAAGAGGTTGAGGCCTTTCAG GGTTTTATCTATCGTGTGGTGAAAAGCAATTGCATGTTTGTTGAATTTGGAGACGATTTTCATTCACAGCATCATCCAAATCGCAAATATGACATCAGCTTCTCATTCAACAGAGTTTGTCTAAAAAGGGCTCATCAAGCAATTGAAGCTGCATTAGGTCCTTCATCACACAACTTCCTTTTTCCTGAATGTCTCTAG
- the LOC115985883 gene encoding flocculation protein FLO11-like — MTKLFTDLAGLGVVLVLNSIAKVGSLTSIPSFKDYSLAFNIAGSSSKLKYVLLVLIADLKALFIKCDLEIEEKLFSKTLHTSIAEVQPILRARTEGDSVELMKSPSEPPSSKSSNPLPATFSSRPSTSSSNLSQSLSKPPPSSSSPSPSSLKPPLASSISYASFLKTTEPPPTSSSASSPTSKKPPQSSPSVAPNSSASGPCQTSTNQPPAFKPILRTAANNVTDEEGKMSYMCEKGTPIHAIPEDIKGQIKRDIVPQVLKQPLSSLTYVKKVVP; from the exons ATGACCAAGCTTTTCACAGATCTGGCAG GCCTTGGAGTAGTATTAGTATTAAATTCCATAGCAAAGGTAGGATCTTTGACTTCTATACCTTCATTCAAGGACTATTCTTTAGCATTCAACATAGCTGGAAGTTCATCAAAGCTCAAATATGTGCTTTTGGTCCTGATTGCAGACCTTAAAGCATT ATTCATTAAATGTGATCTTGAAATTGAGGAAAAGCTATTCTCTAAGACTCTCCACACATCCATTGCTGAGGTACAGCCAATTCTTAGAGCAAGAACAGAGGGAGATAGTGTAGAGCTCATGAAA TCTCCATCTGAACCACCCAGTTCTAAAAGTTCAAATCCATTGCCAGCTACATTTTCTTCTAGACCATCCACATCTTCCTCAAACCTATCACAATCTTTGTCTAAACCACCTCCCTCGTCCTCTAGTCCATCTCCATCATCCCTTAAACCTCCACTTGCTTCTTCTATATCATATGCATCTTTCCTTAAGACCACTGAACCCCCTCCAACTTCTTCTTCAGCTTCTTCTCCAACTTCCAAAAAACCACCTCAATCTTCACCTTCAGTGGCCCCAAATTCATCTGCCTCGGGGCCTTGTCAGACTTCCACTAATCAGCCTCCAGCTTTTAAGCCAATTCTGCGTACAGCTGCCAATAATGTAACAGATGAAGAAGGGAAGATGAGTTATATGTGTGAAAAGGGTACACCCATACATGCTATTCCTGAGGATATCAAAGGTCAGATCAAGAGAGACATTGTGCCTCAAGTTCTGAAACAGCCTTTATCTTCTTTAacgtatgtgaagaaagttgtACCGTAG